From a region of the Mercurialis annua linkage group LG1-X, ddMerAnnu1.2, whole genome shotgun sequence genome:
- the LOC126687626 gene encoding zinc finger BED domain-containing protein RICESLEEPER 2-like — translation MSNTVETAATGSNAAVDVSNSQPSVTSQEASNRKRKAMDTRSVAWDHFEKIKDESGTVISAKCNYCVKEFACHSKRNGTSSLKNHILSCMKNPHRQQTRQALLNLQPMVNNGDGVNDKLGTLSAWKFDQDAIRDALAYMVILDELPFKFVEGEGFRKFMSCACPKFKIPSRWTVTRDCFQLYLAERLQLKNFMKNNCQRISLTTDTWTSIQRINYMCITAHFIDNNWILHKKILSFVPIFSHKGDAIGKAIETCLLEWGITNIFSITVDNASSNDVAISYLKKRIINWGNHLADCKYLHMRCIAHIINLVVTEGLKDVNPSVKKVRDAVRYIRSSPARIKKFKECAEFEGVECQNSLCLDVVTRWNSTYLMLKTAIQFQKAFDNYDEQESNFKRDLGDDGVPGSLDWRCASTMTSLLEHFYNVTLRISGSLYVTSNTFFSEISDLSCILNEWKECAESEIRQLGNSMKMKFDKYWGDPEKMNKLIFFAAVLDPREKFEYMEYSFCLMYGRLNGATLFFNVKNELYRLFNEYKNMYSNMTHEGSLLTSSGIVESNRKPISILKAKYKKERLESGCFTNKKNELDIYLDEVILEDVEELDILKWWKLNSERFPILARMAQDILAVPISTVASESTFSTGGRILDAFRSSLTPKIVEALICGQNWLRKSKDPFSVEELLHEIENIEKDLPKVGTTTRPACSSTNN, via the exons ATGTCGAATACCGTTGAAACTGCAGCAACGGGCAGTAATGCAGCAGTTGATGTGTCAAATTCACAGCCTTCTGTAACCAGCCAAGAAGCTTCAAACAGGAAAAGAAAAGCAATGGACACAAGATCTGTTGCTTGGGATCATttcgaaaaaattaaagatgaaaGTGGCACGGTCATATCAGCTAAGTGTAATTACTGTGTTAAGGAATTTGCTTGTCATTCTAAAAGAAATGGCACCTCATCTTTAAAGAATCATATACTTAGTTGCATGAAAAATCCTCATAGGCAACAAACTAGGCAAGCATTGTTGAATTTACAGCCAATGGTTAATAATGGAGATGGTGTTAATGATAAGTTAGGAACACTAAGTGCATGGAAATTTGATCAAGATGCTATTAGAGATGCACTTGCATATATGGTTATATTAGATGAATTGCCTTTTAAGTTTGTGGAAGGGGAGGGTTTTAGAAAGTTTATGTCTTGTGCATGTCCTAAATTCAAAATTCCATCCAGATGGACGGTGACACGGGACTGTTTTCAATTATATCTAGCTGAGAGACTTCAATTGAaaaatttcatgaaaaataATTGTCAAAGAATTAGCCTTACCACTGACACTTGGACTTCAATTCAAAGAATCAATTATATGTGCATTACTGCTCACTTCATTGATAACAATTGGATATTGCATAAGAAAATTCTAAGCTTTGTTCCAATTTTTTCACACAAAGGTGATGCAATAGGAAAGGCAATTGAGACGTGTTTGTTAGAGTGGGGAATAACAAACATTTTTTCAATAACCGTTGATAATGCAAGCTCCAATGACGTAGCTAtttcttatttgaaaaaaagaataataaattggGGTAATCACTTGGCTGATTGCAAGTACCTCCATATGAGGTGCATTGCACACATCATCAATCTTGTGGTTACAGAGGGTTTAAAAGATGTCAATCCTTCGGTGAAAAAAGTGAGAGATGCCGTGAGATACATTAGGAGTTCCCCGGctagaattaaaaaatttaaagaatgtGCTGAGTTTGAGGGAGTAGAGTGTCAAAATTCATTATGCTTAGATGTGGTAACTAGGTGGAATTCTACCTATTTGATGCTAAAAACAGCCATACAATTTCAAAAGGCATTTGATAATTATGATGAACAAGAGTCAAATTTTAAGAGAGACTTGGGGGATGATGGGGTTCCGGGTTCACTAGATTGGAGGTGTGCTTCAACAATGACATCATTATTGGAGCATTTCTATAATGTGACATTGCGTATTTCGGGCTCATTATATGTTACTTCAAATACCTTTTTTAGTGAAATTAGTGATTTGTCTTGTATTTTGAATGAATGGAAGGAGTGTGCTGAATCTGAAATTAGACAATTGGGGAACtcaatgaaaatgaaatttgataaatattggGGGGATCCGGAAAAAATGAACAAGCTTATCTTCTTTGCCGCTGTTTTAGACCCTAGGGAGAAATTTGAATATATGGAGTATTCATTTTGTTTGATGTATGGTAGACTCAATGGTGCAACTTTATTTTTCAATGTCAAAAATGAACTCTACAGGCTCTTCAATGAATATAAGAATATGTATTCTAATATGACACATGAGGGCAGCCTTTTAACTTCTTCTGGAATTGTAGAGTCAAATAGAAAACCCATATCGATTTTGAAAGCAAAATATAAGAAAGAGAGGTTAGAGAGTGGCTGTtttacaaataagaaaaatgaaCTTGATATTTATCTCGATGAGGTTATTTTAGAAGATGTGGAAGAGTTGGATATATTGAAGTGGTGGAAGTTGAATTCCGAAAGGTTTCCTATTTTGGCAAGAATGGCACAAGATATCTTGGCTGTACCAATATCCACGGTTGCTTCGGAATCTACTTTTAGTACGGGTGGAAGAATACTTGACGCGTTTAGGAGTTCTTTAACTCCTAAAATTGTGGAAGCGTTAATTTGTGGGCAAAATTGGCTTCGAAAATCAAAAGATCCATTTAGTGTTGAAGAACTCCTCcatgaaattgaaaatattgaaaaag ATTTGCCGAAGGTGGGGACTACTACTAGGCCAGCATGTTCTTCAACTAACAATTAG
- the LOC126687643 gene encoding uncharacterized protein LOC126687643 — translation MEARVGVVVEGGQRALNSAAVHGSVVDAAGARKFLQHHNTANHNNNNNKQQQSFNSQQAQIGTVQQLLAGGIAGAFSKTCTAPLARLTILFQVQGMHSDVKSLANTSLWREASRVIHEEGFRAFWKGNLVTIAHRIPYSSVNFYAYEQYKSMLQSVLGLEKQGGSAASNLAVHFVGGGLAGITAASVTYPLDLVRTRLAAQRNTIYYRGIWHTFSTICKEEGMLGLYRGLGATLLGIGPSIAISFSVYESLRSSWQLQRPADSTIAVSLACGSLSGIASSTATFPLDLVRRRMQLEGAGGRARVYTTGLFGAFGQIVRTEGLRGLYRGILPEYYKVIPSVGIVFMTYETLKMLLSSSSTSE, via the exons ATGGAAGCAAGGGTTGGTGTTGTTGTTGAAGGAGGACAAAGGGCTCTGAATTCGGCTGCTGTTCATGGAAGTGTAGTTGATGCAGCTGGTGCTAGAAAATTTCTTCAACACCATAATACGGCCAatcataacaataataataacaaacagCAGCAGTCTTTTAATAGCCAGCAAGCTCAGATTGGTACAGTTCAGCAGTTACTTGCTGGTGGAATTGCTGGTGCTTTTAGTAAAACATGCACTGCTCCACTTGCCAGGCTTACCATTCTCTTTcag GTTCAAGGAATGCATTCTGATGTTAAATCATTGGCGAATACAAGCTTATGGCGTGAGGCTTCTCGAGTAATTCATGAAGAGGGGTTTAGAGCATTTTGGAAAGGGAATTTGGTTACCATTGCTCACCGCATTCCTTATTCTTCGGTTAACTTCTATGCTTATGAACAATACAAAAGC ATGTTACAGTCAGTTTTAGGCCTGGAAAAACAGGGGGGTAGTGCAGCCTCAAATCTTGCTGTGCACTTTGTCGGTGGTGGGTTGGCCGGAATAACGGCTGCTTCTGTTACGTATCCACTGGATCTAGTGAGGACGCGCCTTGCTGCGCAG AGGAACACTATATACTACAGAGGTATTTGGCATACATTTAGTACTATTTGCAAAGAAGAAGGAATGTTGGGCTTGTATAGAGGACTTGGAGCAACATTATTG GGTATTGGTCCAAGTATAGCAATAAGCTTTTCGGTTTATGAGTCTCTCAGATCATCGTGGCAATTACAAAG GCCGGCGGATTCTACTATTGCAGTTAGTCTTGCTTGTGGTAGTCTTTCAGGCATTGCGTCATCCACAG CTACATTTCCGTTGGATCTTGTGAGGAGAAGAATGCAGTTAGAAGGGGCAGGTGGTCGAGCACGTGTATACACTACTGGCTTGTTTGGGGCATTTGGGCAGATAGTACGCACTGAAGGTCTGCGAGGCTTGTATAGAGGGATTCTGCCTGAATACTACAAAGTAATCCCTAGTGTTGGCATCGTCTTCATGACATACGAGACACTAAAGATGCTTCTATCTAGTAGCTCAACCAGCGAGTAA
- the LOC126687664 gene encoding uncharacterized protein LOC126687664, protein MLEGKAVVRETDMAEEMQRQAMELAYQALDLHEVSDCKSIAHYIKQKFDETQGSAWHCVVGKEFGSCITHLCGSFIFFRVEMLEFLIFKDGTDFTQTKDEAVGVVQISPMKLKYSYFDQVYDESFSHE, encoded by the exons aTGTTAGAGGGAAAAGCAGTGGTGCGAGAGACGGATATGGCGGAGGAGATGCAGAGGCAAGCCATGGAACTGGCTTACCAAGCTCTAGATTTGCATGAGGTCTCTGATTGCAAATCCATCGCTCATTACATTAAACag AAATTTGATGAAACTCAAGGATCAGCATGGCATTGTGTGGTTGGAAAAGAATTTGGATCGTGCATCACCCATTTATGTGgaagtttcatatttttccgGGTGGAAATGTTGGAGTTTCTCATCTTCAAAGATGGTACGGACTTCACCCAAACCAAGGATGAAGCTGTTGGAGTGGTGCAGATCAGTCccatgaaattaaaatattcatattttgaCCAAGTTTATGATGAATCATTCTCACACGAATGA
- the LOC126687617 gene encoding transcription factor EMB1444-like isoform X2 → MTVVCISTKLFEDATILLVPVLPHGVLQLGSLEEIAEDANIVTYAKGKFSRLHNFGENTVPFTLKEEYQSQLSSPLISSSIELLNEPSSSAFISMKTEYLDHLFTSNIFEQEDATFQPPLTFQNTLFPTGGDIAETFASEIDNEIDHIPFAEVPSPSISMTTSQLETAESKLLELSCLMEELEAYSEDLQGNSASNYYNVGVLGECFNEVMNVYPASASNMAWEPFCGKYTDNKLESSFLDFPKDSELHKALEPASRKQTNEKLWDLSRLVDNTCSTLPSKTEPSWFARGEAEYLLEAVVANACSISDVITLKKSTSFNSYDNFSGYTSASPRPKEQQNASALVKDNSKPQNRLTSSCIAEDKDADSSSDSLKSMMSTLINKEHVGIKCCTAEPKKGRKTVNSSKRRVRVCDNQKPRPRDRQLIQDRVKELREMVPNSAKCSIDGLLERTITHMMYLRSITNQAEKLRNCVHQEVAGRKNWRSFETKENDQNGTSWGFEIGNEFQVCPISVEDLPHPGQMVIEMLCNDHGLFLEIAQVIRNLELTILKGVLKSRSNNTWAHFVVEASKGFHRLDIFWPLMQLLQRKRKSLCSKI, encoded by the exons ATGACAGTTGTGTGCATATCGACAAAGCTTTTTGAGGATGCT ACTATTTTACTGGTACCTGTTCTTCCACATGGAGTCTTGCAACTCGGGTCTCTGGAAGAG ATTGCTGAAGATGCCAATATAGTTACATATGCCAAAGGAAAATTCAGCCGCCTTCACAATTTTGGCGAAAATACTGTACCTTTCACCTTAAAGGAGGAATATCAATCTCAGCTTTCATCTCCACTAATATCCAGTTCCATTGAGCTCCTAAACGAACCATCATCCAGTGCTTTTATCTCTATGAAGACCGAATATTTAGATCATCTGTTTACATCCAACATTTTCGAGCAAGAAGATGCAACTTTTCAGCCACCACTGACTTTTCAGAATACATTATTTCCAACTGGAGGAGATATCGCAGAAACTTTTGCGTCTGAGATAGATAATGAGATTGATCATATACCCTTTGCTGAAGTACCTAGCCCAAGCATATCTATGACTACCAGCCAATTGGAGACAGCGGAGAGCAAGCTGTTGGAATTGTCCTGTTTAATGGAAGAACTTGAGGCATACTCTGAAGATCTTCAAGGAAATTCTGCCAGTAATTACTATAACGTGGGTGTTCTTGGAGAATGCTTTAACGAAGTAATGAATGTTTATCCTGCATCTGCAAGCAACATGGCTTGGGAGCCATTTTGTGGCAAGTACACCGACAATAAACTTGAAAGCAGTTTCCTTGATTTCCCCAAGGACAGTGAGTTGCACAAGGCGCTTGAACCAGCTTCTAGGAAACAGACGAATGAAAAGTTATGGGACTTGTCTCGCCTGGTTGACAATACTTGTAGCACCTTGCCCTCGAAAACTGAGCCATCCTGGTTTGCTAGAGGCGAAGCTGAGTATCTTTTGGAAGCTGTAGTTGCTAATGCATGCAGTATTTCAGATGTGATAACTCTGAAGAAATCGACAAGTTTCAACTCATATGATAATTTTTCAGGATACACCAGTGCTTCTCCTAGGCCAAAGGAACAACAAAACGCGAGTGCTTTAGTGAAGGATAATTCAAAGCCACAGAACCGTCTTACGTCTTCATGCATTGCTGAGGATAAGGATGCAGATAGTTCTTCAGATTCTTTAAAGAGCATGATGAGCACACTTATAAACAAAGAACACGTAGGAATAAAGTGTTGTACTGCAGAGCCAAAAAAAGGACGCAAGACAGTAAATTCTAGCAAAAGAAGGGTTAGAGTATGTGATAACCAGAAGCCACGGCCGAGGGATAGACAGCTCATTCAAGACCGGGTGAAGGAGCTGCGAGAGATGGTTCCGAATAGTGCAAAG TGTAGCATCGACGGTCTTTTAGAACGAACCATAACGCACATGATGTATTTAAGAAGCATAACAAACCAGGCTGAGAAATTGAGGAATTGCGTGCATCAGGAG GTTGCTGGTCGCAAGAATTGGAGGTCGTTTGAAACAAAAGAGAATGACCAAAACGGAACAAGCTGGGGATTTGAAATTGGAAATGAATTCCAAGTATGTCCTATATCAGTAGAAGATCTTCCTCACCCAGGGCAGATGGTCATAGAA ATGCTCTGTAACGATCACGGTCTCTTCTTAGAGATTGCGCAGGTGATTCGTAACCTGGAGCTGACCATCCTCAAGGGCGTACTCAAGAGCCGATCAAATAACACATGGGCTCACTTCGTCGTAGAG GCCTCCAAGGGATTCCACAGGCTCGATATTTTTTGGCCTCTGATGCAGCTTCTTCAGCGCAAAAGAAAATCTCTCTGCAGCAAAATCTGA
- the LOC126687617 gene encoding transcription factor bHLH155-like isoform X1, whose translation MGGADLRQLLKSLCSNSVWDYAVLWKLRPGCPMILTWEDGYLSYQKPRELVQAIPEDDYCKGANNLFSPQFDTNASGGISEEYPVGLAVADMSCLQYVLGEGVVGRVAAIRDHYWVSFSQLFTGKVKSISEFPAEWLVQFASGIKTILLVPVLPHGVLQLGSLEEIAEDANIVTYAKGKFSRLHNFGENTVPFTLKEEYQSQLSSPLISSSIELLNEPSSSAFISMKTEYLDHLFTSNIFEQEDATFQPPLTFQNTLFPTGGDIAETFASEIDNEIDHIPFAEVPSPSISMTTSQLETAESKLLELSCLMEELEAYSEDLQGNSASNYYNVGVLGECFNEVMNVYPASASNMAWEPFCGKYTDNKLESSFLDFPKDSELHKALEPASRKQTNEKLWDLSRLVDNTCSTLPSKTEPSWFARGEAEYLLEAVVANACSISDVITLKKSTSFNSYDNFSGYTSASPRPKEQQNASALVKDNSKPQNRLTSSCIAEDKDADSSSDSLKSMMSTLINKEHVGIKCCTAEPKKGRKTVNSSKRRVRVCDNQKPRPRDRQLIQDRVKELREMVPNSAKCSIDGLLERTITHMMYLRSITNQAEKLRNCVHQEVAGRKNWRSFETKENDQNGTSWGFEIGNEFQVCPISVEDLPHPGQMVIEMLCNDHGLFLEIAQVIRNLELTILKGVLKSRSNNTWAHFVVEASKGFHRLDIFWPLMQLLQRKRKSLCSKI comes from the exons ATGGGAGGTGCTGATTTAAGGCAGTTGCTGAAGAGTTTGTGCAGTAATTCTGTCTGGGATTATGCTGTTCTTTGGAAGCTTAGGCCTGGATGCCCGAT GATCTTGACTTGGGAAGATGGGTACTTAAGCTATCAAAAACCAAGGGAACTTGTCCAAGCTATACCGGAAGATGATTACTGCAAAGGTGCTAATAACTTATTCTCACCACAGTTCGATACAAATGCATCCGGTGGTATCTCAGAGGAGTATCCGGTTGGACTGGCAGTAGCTGATATGTCGTGCCTTCAGTATGTCTTGGGAGAGGG GGTTGTAGGCAGAGTTGCAGCTATTAGAGACCATTACTGGGTTTCCTTCAGTCAGCTTTTCACCGGCAAAGTGAAGTCAATTTCTGAG TTCCCTGCAGAATGGTTAGTTCAATTTGCATCTGGTATCAAG ACTATTTTACTGGTACCTGTTCTTCCACATGGAGTCTTGCAACTCGGGTCTCTGGAAGAG ATTGCTGAAGATGCCAATATAGTTACATATGCCAAAGGAAAATTCAGCCGCCTTCACAATTTTGGCGAAAATACTGTACCTTTCACCTTAAAGGAGGAATATCAATCTCAGCTTTCATCTCCACTAATATCCAGTTCCATTGAGCTCCTAAACGAACCATCATCCAGTGCTTTTATCTCTATGAAGACCGAATATTTAGATCATCTGTTTACATCCAACATTTTCGAGCAAGAAGATGCAACTTTTCAGCCACCACTGACTTTTCAGAATACATTATTTCCAACTGGAGGAGATATCGCAGAAACTTTTGCGTCTGAGATAGATAATGAGATTGATCATATACCCTTTGCTGAAGTACCTAGCCCAAGCATATCTATGACTACCAGCCAATTGGAGACAGCGGAGAGCAAGCTGTTGGAATTGTCCTGTTTAATGGAAGAACTTGAGGCATACTCTGAAGATCTTCAAGGAAATTCTGCCAGTAATTACTATAACGTGGGTGTTCTTGGAGAATGCTTTAACGAAGTAATGAATGTTTATCCTGCATCTGCAAGCAACATGGCTTGGGAGCCATTTTGTGGCAAGTACACCGACAATAAACTTGAAAGCAGTTTCCTTGATTTCCCCAAGGACAGTGAGTTGCACAAGGCGCTTGAACCAGCTTCTAGGAAACAGACGAATGAAAAGTTATGGGACTTGTCTCGCCTGGTTGACAATACTTGTAGCACCTTGCCCTCGAAAACTGAGCCATCCTGGTTTGCTAGAGGCGAAGCTGAGTATCTTTTGGAAGCTGTAGTTGCTAATGCATGCAGTATTTCAGATGTGATAACTCTGAAGAAATCGACAAGTTTCAACTCATATGATAATTTTTCAGGATACACCAGTGCTTCTCCTAGGCCAAAGGAACAACAAAACGCGAGTGCTTTAGTGAAGGATAATTCAAAGCCACAGAACCGTCTTACGTCTTCATGCATTGCTGAGGATAAGGATGCAGATAGTTCTTCAGATTCTTTAAAGAGCATGATGAGCACACTTATAAACAAAGAACACGTAGGAATAAAGTGTTGTACTGCAGAGCCAAAAAAAGGACGCAAGACAGTAAATTCTAGCAAAAGAAGGGTTAGAGTATGTGATAACCAGAAGCCACGGCCGAGGGATAGACAGCTCATTCAAGACCGGGTGAAGGAGCTGCGAGAGATGGTTCCGAATAGTGCAAAG TGTAGCATCGACGGTCTTTTAGAACGAACCATAACGCACATGATGTATTTAAGAAGCATAACAAACCAGGCTGAGAAATTGAGGAATTGCGTGCATCAGGAG GTTGCTGGTCGCAAGAATTGGAGGTCGTTTGAAACAAAAGAGAATGACCAAAACGGAACAAGCTGGGGATTTGAAATTGGAAATGAATTCCAAGTATGTCCTATATCAGTAGAAGATCTTCCTCACCCAGGGCAGATGGTCATAGAA ATGCTCTGTAACGATCACGGTCTCTTCTTAGAGATTGCGCAGGTGATTCGTAACCTGGAGCTGACCATCCTCAAGGGCGTACTCAAGAGCCGATCAAATAACACATGGGCTCACTTCGTCGTAGAG GCCTCCAAGGGATTCCACAGGCTCGATATTTTTTGGCCTCTGATGCAGCTTCTTCAGCGCAAAAGAAAATCTCTCTGCAGCAAAATCTGA
- the LOC126687637 gene encoding putative F-box/FBD/LRR-repeat protein At5g22610 → MKDRISELPELVLSSILSYLTLKDVIKTSALSKEWKRQHRKVINTLNLDLPNLLESNYANDLESKYAKSQSDNFDQLLDVRWEFINRVQRVLRHFKSSQIKSFKVTFFMDSQVSCYIDCWIRSAIAFGVEEIQLLFSDKPLSRIQIDKHRFYKFPYWFFNPYFLKHLNLQRCILTPPLYFTGFSKLLTLSLEEVIVSQNFVDFLFTHSTFLQELTINCCYFAGEAPVLRIVSSSLHKLSLLYVSTLLKVEIIAVNLLFFKYWLVKSAKMTLFHAPRLANFHFYISETDTETPCLLSQIIARPSLEIVNIILEPFQVKKLQTAGTFQFRNLKELTLVYYDNGRTEVDDFIWVLDIVKACPVLQKFQFTFIHTTFPTNKEKMETLCGHAQKSLKEMKMSGRTVNWHEIELVIFLLKNEIDNKLMIVEPSINVYKGQNWLHFEHKSSWSESCLDTFLTSLRNNIPHLVYL, encoded by the exons ATGAAAGACCGGATTAGCGAGCTACCTGAACTTGTTCTGTCTTCTATTCTGTCATATTTAACTCTTAAAGATGTGATCAAGACAAGTGCACTATCCAAGGAATGGAAGCGGCAACATCGAAAAGTAATAAACACATTGAATTTGGATCTTCCAAACTTGTTGGAAAGCAATTATGCTAATGATTTGGAAAGCAAGTATGCTAAAAGTCAATCGGACAATTTTGATCAGTTGTTAGATGTCAGGTGGGAATTTATAAACCGGGTTCAAAGAGTCTTGCGTCACTTCAAAAGCTCAcaaataaaatcttttaaagTTACGTTTTTCATGGATTCTCAAGTTTCTTGCTACATTGATTGCTGGATTAGATCAGCAATAGCTTTTGGAGTTGAAGAAATTCAACTTCTCTTTTCCGATAAACCATTGAGTCGAATTCAGATAGATAAGCACAGATTCTATAAATTTCCTTACTGGTTTTTCAATCCGTACTTTTTAAAGCATTTAAATTTGCAACGATGCATTCTAACACCACCTCTTTATTTTACTGGATTCAGTAAATTATTAACTTTGAGTTTGGAAGAAGTGATAGTTTCCCAAAATTTCGTTGATTTTCTTTTTACTCATTCAACCTTTCTTCAAGAACTAACCATCAATTGTTGTTACTTCGCCGGCGAAGCTCCGGTTTTAAGAATTGTTAGTTCATCCCTTCATAAATTGTCATTGCTTTATGTCTCTACGCTTTTGAAGGTTGAGATAATTGCTGTAAATCTCTTATTTTTCAAGTACTGGCTAGTTAAGAGTGCAAAAATGACTTTATTTCATGCTCCTAGACTTGCAAACTTTCATTTCTATATTTCGGAAACAGATACCGAAACACCTTGTTTGTTATCTCAAATAATAGCTCGTCCAAGTTTAGAGATCGTAAATATTATCCTTGAACCATTTCAG GTAAAGAAGCTCCAAACTGCAGGCACATTCCAGTTTAGAAATCTCAAGGAATTGACGTTAGTGTATTATGATAATGGAAGAACTGAGGTAGATGACTTTATATGGGTGTTGGATATTGTAAAAGCATGCCCTGTACTACAGAAATTTCAGTTCACA TTTATTCATACAACATTTCCTACAAATAAGGAAAAAATGGAAACACTTTGTGGACATGCACAGAAAAGTCTCAAAGAAATGAAGATGAGCGGACGTACCGTCAACTGGCATGAAATTGAGTTGGTTATATTTTTACTGAAGAATGAAATTGACAATAAACTAATGATTGTTGAACCCTcaataaatgtttataaaggacAAAATTGGCTTCACTTCGAACATAAATCTTCTTGGTCTGAATCATGCCTTGATACTTTTCTAACATCTCTCCGAAATAATATACCTCATCTCGTATATTTATGA